The Candidatus Eremiobacterota bacterium nucleotide sequence CGATGCTTGCCCTCCTTGTGTTCGGCTACCTTTTCTACGAGAAACTTCATTCCCATACCATAGTCGTGGTGCCCACGGCGTCAAGGCCTGCCATTGATGTGGTCTTTGTCGTAGACAGCACGGGGAGCATGGCCGATGAGATCAAGGTGGTCCAGGACAAGATCAAGGACATGATGGCCAAGATAAAGAGCGGCCAGCCCGTTCCCGATGTGCGCTTCGGCCTTGTGGCTTTCCGGGACAGGGGCGATGACTACGTGGTGAAGAAGTTTGAGTTCACCTCTGACATCCAGAAGTTCCAGAGCTATGTGAACACCATCAATGCCGACGGCGGCGGCGACACCAAGGAGAGCGTGGCAGAAGCTCTTCATACCGCCATAAACGACATGCCCTGGGACAAGAACCAGTCCACCAGGAAGCTGTTGTTCCTGATAGGCGATGCAGGCCCCCACACCGAGTACTCCGACGGCCTTGATTACCAGAGTGAGGCCTCTTCGGCAAAGGACAGGGGGATCAAGATATATACCCTCGGCTGCAGCGGCATAGAAGAGGATGGCGAGTCCGAGTTCAGGATCATTGCCCAGGCCACGGGCGGCACTTTCGATTACCTCACGTACCGCCAGCAGTATGTCGATGATACCGGCGCCACTTATTACCGCCTCAAGTCCGGCAAGGACTACTACTCGGTGAAGGGGAGCGGCGATGACACGAGCTGGAGAGAGGGAGTGAAGGATGCCGTGGCAAAGGGCATGGCAAAGCCCATAGCACCGGCAGGATCCCTGGGGCCCGGCAGCGCCTCAGGGGGCGGCGCTCTCCCTTATTCACACATGCGCGAGGAAAAAATGGAGAACAACCTGGACACGGTTCTTACCAATAAGGTACAGCAGGAGCTCACGACTCAGGGGGTAAAGTACGGAAAATAGGGTATGAGTATAAGCCCGTATACGCAAAAAAAAATGCGTATAAGAGGGTATGATAAATTATGAGCAGGCGGAGTGCCGTAACGCCTGCTCATTTCCTTTCTGTGAGTGGAGAAAATAATGGTAATATAGTGTTGACAGAACAATTTTTGTGATATATAATGTCTTTCGTCCTGGAAGGGAACCTGGTAATCTGTTAACGATTTTGTTACAAAATGTGCTTGATAGTGGTGCCCGCCGGGAGCTATGATAGAGATAAGAAAACGATAAAAGGAGGGCACACAGGATGTTCTGGAACGAAAACGAGACAGTTGAGAGATGCGACATTCACGCGATGTATGTTCTTCCCCCCGATGACGGCGGAATATAAGCAGCATCAATAAATTCAGCAATATTTACCAAAATATTTACCAAGAAGGAGGATACACGGGATGTTCTGGAGAGAAGATGACGAGCTCACAAGAGAAGAGATCCACGCCACCTATGTGATTCCCAGCGACGGCGGCTGGTAGGTGCATTATTATCATTACTATAAAATTATAAAAAGGAGGGTATCGGAATGTTCTGGAATGAAAACGAGATGATTACCATAGAGGATATCCACGCCATGTACATTATTCCTCCCGATGATGGCGGCGGCTGCTAGAAGGATTTTTTTCCAAAGCCCAAAAAAGACCAACCCCCCGGTTGGTCTTTTTTCTCGCGCTCTGTGGGTAATTTTCTGACTACGCTGAAAGCTTTCCCGCCATGAATATCCTGCTGAAAAACCGAAACTTCGCCCTCCTCTGGTCCGGCCAGTCAGTCTCAAGCCTTGGCACCTGGATCAACTTCGTGGGACTCAATGCCTATATCTACCACCTGACGGGCTCAGGAAAGATTCTGGGAACCTTCTTCCTGATCCGCATCCTGCCGGCCCTCTTTTTCGGGTCCCTCGGCGGCATCCTCGCTGACCGCTACGACAAGAGAATCATCATGATCCTCTGTGATGCCGTGAGGGCTGTGACGGTCCTCGCCTTCGTGGTGACAGACAACCTGGCGGCCTTTTTCATCATCGGCTTTATCCTCTCCTCCCTCGACAAGATTTACCTCGCCGCAAGCGGCGCCTTGGTGCCCGATATTGTCAAAAAGGATGATATCCTGGCGAGCAATTCCCTCAGCAGGATGTCCTACTCCGTCATCACGGTCTTCGGACCCGCCATTGGAGGAGTCCTCATCGGGTTCTGGGGTTATAAGGCTGTCTTTGTCATTGACTCGGCGACATTTTTTTTCTCCGTAGCAACACTGCTCCTCATCAGCCATGGAGCGAGAAGGACCGGGGAAGCAAAGGAGCAGGTGAAGACTTCGGTAGCTGACGAGCTCCGGGACACCTTCCGCTTTCTTGCGGGTTCCACGGTTCTTCTCACCTTCACGCTGCTGCGTGTCCTTGACGGCCTAGGAAGCGGGTCTTACAACACTATCATGCCAGTATTTGCCGCAAGCGTTCCCATGGGTCAGGGGAGCTTTTACGGCTATCTTATCGCTTTCTGGGGAGGCGGGACTTTCCTGGGATCACTGCTGGTCACTTACCTGAGAAAGAATACCGCGATTCGCACCGATAATCTCTTCTGCGGCGCCACCATCCTGATGGCCTGCGGCATGGGAGGGACATTCCTTACCGGAGAGAAGGCCATATCTCTCCTCTCCATCACTATCGGGGGGATAGGCGACGGCATCTCGAGCGTCCTTTTCAATACCCTTCTCATGGAGCTCCCGCCCAAGGAGCTGAGGGGAAAAATATTCGGAAGCATCAGCTCCCTTTTTTACGTTGTGGCGGGAACGGGGATGTTCCTGGCAGGATTGTGCCTCGACTATGTGAAATACGTTCATATCACCACGGCAGGAAGCCTCCTTATCATCGCGGGCACGCTCGTGGTGTGGTGGATTCTGATGGCCACAAGAAGAAAGGAGCACAAGACACCCCAATGAGTTTTCCTTTTAAGCCCAAGATAGTCGGATGGGAGCTCACCAAGCGCTGCAACTTTCAGTGCCTTCACTGCGGCACCCCTGCCGGCGCTCCCCGCGAGAATGAGCTCACACTGGAAGAGAGCCTTAAGCTTATTGACGACCTTGCCGGGCTTGGATGCGAGGTCCTTACCCTCTCGGGAGGCGAGCCTCTCATGCACCCCCACTGGGATAAATTTGCCCACCGCCTCAGAGAAAAAGGCATCGATCCTTACATGATTACCAATGGATACTATCTGGAAGAGAATATAGAGAAGATCCTGGCCACCCCTCTGAGGAGGATAGGCCTTTCCATCGACGGCACCGCCGAGATACATGATCACATCAGGCAGCATCCAGGCTCGTACGAGAGGGCCCTCAGGGGCGCAAGGCGTGCCAAGGAGAAAGGTATTGCCGTGGGTGTCGTCACCCATGTCTCCCGGTATAACTTTGATGCCCTTGACGAGATGGAGCGGGTCTTCAGGGGCGTGCCCATGGATTTCTGGCAGATCCAGGTGACTTTTCTGTCGGGGAGGATGAAGGAGCATGGCGAATCGGTCCTCGAGCCCTCTGAGCTTCCCCGCGTGGCTGCCTTTGTAGAGAAAGCCCGCATCGGGAGGGATATGCTTGTCTGTGCAGGCGACAACCTCGGCTATTACTCGTGCCGCGACATCGTGGACAAGCCATGGAAAGGCTGCCATGCCGGCCGCTGGGTTCTGGGCATTGAATCAGACGGCACCCTCAAGGGGTGTCTCTCGCTGCCGGGAGAGTTCAGGGAGGGCAACATCCGCACCAGGCCCCTCGGGGAGCTCTGGGAAGACCGGTCCCTCTTCAAGCTCAACCGCTATTTCAATCCTGATGATCTCGCAGGATACTGCAGCGAGTGCGACAAGAAGCTTGACTGCCGCGGCGGGTGCAAGGTGACGGCATTTTCCTCGACGGGAAATGCCTTTGACAACCCCTACTGCCTGTACCGCGTCGAAAAGGAGGCCTCCTGCGGCGGGGGGAGCCCGAAGCATGTATGAGGTGGCAGAAGGGACCGTCACCTTCCAGAGGGAGCCCGTGCCTGCCCTTTTCGCCCGCCTCCCGCAGTGCAATACCTTCTCCCTGATAGTGTCCTTCCACGACGGCGTAGCCTTCGAGGAGGATGATGAGTGGGGCATGGCGCACTTTCTGGAGCATCTCACCCTCCAGGGCACGCCGGAGTACCCGTCGCTCACCGCGCTCTCAGGCGTACTCGAGGCCCAGGGGGGAAAGATATCGGCCTTCTCCACGAGGGACACGGTGAGTTACTGGGCAAAGGTGCCCTCGTGGGCTCTCGACGACGCCTTTACCCTCCTCGGGAAGGTCCTGGCCCCGGCAGAGTTTGATGACGGGAAGGTGGCCTCAGAGCGCTCCATAGTGTTCTCGGAGATTGACCGCGAGAGCTCAACATTCAGGCTTTCCCATGGCCTCATGGCCGAAGGGAGCCTCATGGCACCCTCAAGGATAAGCCGTTATCCCCTTGGCTCCAGGGAGAGCCTCGGCCGTTTCACCGCGGGGCAGTGCGCCGCTTACCGGAAAAGGGTGTATTGCAGCGAAAATGCTTTTATCTCGGGAGCAGGCTCCTATGAGGAGAGCTCATTAAAGAGAGGGCTCGAGGGCCTGGTGGAAGCGCTACCCTGCGGGGAAGCCAGGGAGCGCAGGGATGAAAAGGTGCACATGGTGAGGAGAGCCCCCTTCTCCCGCTTCGAATGCCCGGGGATCTCGCAGGTGAACCTTGTGGCGGGGTGGCTCCTTGCCATGGAAAGCGATGAACAGTGGGTCGTGGCAGGCCTTCTCAATACGCTCCTTGGAACGGGCTTCACGTCGCTCCTCTACCGGGCCCTAAGGGAAGAGCGCCGCCTCACGTACCTCGTGAGCACGCAGCTCAGATTTTACCGAAGGACCGGCACCTTCAGGATCTCGCTTGATGTGAAGCCTGAAGATGCGGGAGAGGCCCTGGAGGTCATTGGAGGGGTGATAGAAAAGGTGAAAAGGGGAGCCTTTTCCGGCGAGGAGCTTAAAGCGGCGCAGGCCCGCATGTGGGGGAGCCTTGTGCTCCGCCTTGAGGATACCTATGAGTACGCCCTCTTTCTCAACAGGCGCCTCGGTGCCGCGGCGGGCCCCATGAGGCTCCGGGAGGTGAAGGATGCCATTTTTTCCATTGAGGGCTCTGACCTTGCCGACTGCGCCGCATCATTGCTCATTGACGATCGCATGCTGGTAAGCGCAGCCTCAAGCCGGGAGGCTCTTGATAAAATCACCATCAGAAAGGGAGGTTCGAGAAATGCACTTGAAAGGTCTTGACCATATCGGCATCGTGGTAAGGAACATTAACGAGAGTATCCTGTTTTACCGCAATATAATGGGCTTTGTTCCAGGGGAGATCGAGGACATAAGGGAAAAGCACATGAAGATCGTGAAGCTCCGCAAGGGCGACCTTGTCATCGAGCTTCTTGAGCCCGACAATAAGGAGGCGCCCCCTTCCACCTTCGGCCTCAAGCACATCGCCTTTCATTGCGACGATATCGACGAGTTTGTCAAGGATGCCGTAAAGAATAAGCTGAGGCTCCTCACGGCGGCCCCGATGGAGCACGACAATGATCGCTTCGTCTTTTTCTCGGCTACTGACGGTGAATTCATCGAGGTGATGGAACGGAAGGAGTGAGCCCATGAAGACCCTGGAAGGGAAAGTGGCCCTGGTGACCGGTGCAGGAAGAGGCCTTGGAAGGGCGGTGGCATCAAAGCTCTCATCCTGCGGTGCCCGTCTGGTGATATGGTCCCTTGATCCCGGGAGGCTGGAAAGCCTCTCGGGCGAGCTGAAAGCAGCCGGTGGAGAAGTCTTTGCAGAGTCCGTGGACATAAGCGAAGCAGCGAGAGTCTCTCAGGCAATGGACCGTGCCCTCGAGGCGATGGGAAGTCTTGATATCCTTGTGAACTGCGCCGCCGTCTCCCTTATAAGCGATTTTCTTGAGACCACGCCGGAGCAGTTTGACCATGTCTTTTCCGTGAACATCCGCGGAGCCTTTTTTGTCACCCAGGCAGCAGCCCGGGCCATGGTGGCCCGGAAAACCAAGGGCTCCATCGTGAATATTTCAAGCGTCTCCGGAAAGACGGGGGCATCCCTCGGGAGCGTCTATTCGGCCTCAAAGGCCTCGCTCATAGTGCTCACCCAGGCCCTGGCCAAGGAGCTTGCCTCCCATGGCATCAGGGTGAATGCCGTCTGCCCCGGGGCCATGGATACCGACATGTTTCAGAAGGGCACCGTGGCCATCCTGGCGAAGCGCTTCAACACCGCTCCCGAGAATATTATCAAGAGCGTGGTGAATTCCATTCCGCAGAGGCGGATCATCGATCCCGGCGAGGTTGCCGAGGTGATAGCCTTTCTTGTTTCAGACGGGGCGGGGGCAGTCACGGGGCAGTCCATCAATGTGGACTGCGGCTTTGAGGTCCACTAGGCTCCATCCACTCAAGAAAGGCCTCGTCGCGGGGATTTGCCATCAGGGTCCTCTCCCCGCTGATGGTCACCATGCCGGGATGCATGTGCCTTGTCTTTCTCACGTTCTTTGCCTGCGTGTAGGACACGGGCACTTTTGACGAGCCTTTGCCCCGGGAAAACCACGCGGCAAGGGCGGCACCCCTGAGGAGCACGTCATCGTCCAGGCGCTCCCCGCCGCGGCACCTGATGACCACATGGGCGCCTGGCATCCCGCGGGCATGGAGCCAGATATCGGTGGCTTTTGCCATCTTCAGGGAGAGCTCGTCATTCTGGCGCGGGTTTCTCCCCACGAGTATCTCATGGTCCCTGTAGACAAACCGTCTCGGCCCTCCCGATGGCTGAGGAGGGCTTTCTGCTCTGTGGGGAGGGGCTTCCCCCCTGAGCTCCCTCTCGATTCCCGCAAGGTCTTCCGTGCTTTCCGCCATGGACAGGGCCTCTTTCAGGTTCTCAAGGTACTCAAGCTCCTCTTCTGTCTCCCTCAGGCGCCCGTCAATGCGGGGGAGAGCCCGCTTGCCCTTCTTGTACTTTTCAAAGTAGGCTCCGGCATTTTCCGACGGCGAGAGCCGGCAGTCAAGATCGACGATCACCGGCCCGCCGCCTGCGGGGTTTTCCGCCGCAAGAACCATGTCACCCTTCTTGACGGCCTGTATATTGAGGAGTATGAGCTCTCCCTTCTCACGTAAAGACTCGGCCCCCTCGTGGCGGGAGCGGTCTTCTGCAAGGACCAGCCCGCGCTTCCGGAGCTTTTTCAGGCGGCTTTCAATAACCTGTGAAAGCGATGCCTTGAAGGGCACCTGGGGCGCATCGGGCGGCGATGCCTGGTAATACTCATGGAAAAGGTCGTTGATGGTGGCAAAGCCTTTAAAGGTGAAAGCGAGAAATTCCCTGTACTGCCAGAGCCCCCAGCCTGCTGCTTTTCCTCCGCTGTCGAAGGCTATTCCCGGCGCAATCTGCCTCTCTGCTATCCGCTGCCACAGGGACTGCCAGTGCTGGTAGAGGAGATTCCACTCCCTTTCCCCGAGTGAGGCAGGAGGCACGGCTCCTTCAATCCCTTCAGGCGACGCCATCTCCCGCGCGAGAGCCGGCGTTATCCCCATGAAGACCCTTTCAAAAGCTTTTGCAAGGGAATCTCTTTCATGGGAGCCTGCCAGGGCAGCCTGGAGCTCTGAAAGGGAAGTGATGTCCCCGGGAATTATTTTATGGGGAGGCTTTTCGGGAGGCCCGTACATTGAGGCATCGAGGCGGCGCTTTTCCGGGAGGCGATGAAGGGAGCCTCTTATCCTGTCATCACCGGAGAGGAGCAGCACGTTCCCTTCTCTGGTGTGAAGCTCCACCACAAGTTTTGCGGCCCCGCCGGAGCTTCTTCCTTTCCCCTCGAGATGGAACATGAGGATGCGCTCCAGGTGGGGCTGGGTGATGTCCATGACCGCGAGTCCTTCCAGGTGTTTCCTGAGGAGCATCGTGAAGGATGAGGGAGCCGCGGCGGGACCGCCTTTCCCGTGAACGAGATGGACTCTCCCTGGTGAGCGGGGGGAGATGAGGAGCCAATACTCTTCGCCTGCCCAGAGAGGGACGAGAAGATCCCCGCCCTCCCGCTCAAGAATTTTTCCCATTCTTGAGGGAATAAGGCATCTCTTTAACTCTGATGCCACAATCGAGAGGGTAAGCCCGTCCATAGTATCCTCCGGGAACGATCTTTTCCAGGTCCCGTGCCCATACTCCTTTAGAGGCAGCGTCCATCCCCTCTTTCGGGGGACAGGGCGGTCTGAACAAAAAACGCCTGCCGCAGACTCTGCGGCAGGCGTTTTGAAGCTTTGTAAAGCGGCGGTTACTCGGTATCGACGACCTGGTGATAGAGGAACTGGTCCTCGGCATCGGAGAACTCCTCGGGCTTTTCCTCGAAGAGGCCGCCTCCGACATCAAAGCCGCCGGCGAGCATTCCGAAGCCTGCCAGGCCGTCCATCATGACGGCTTTTTCACCGCTGTCCTTTGAATCGCCGAATTCCACTTCCTTGCCATCGACAGTGACGGTGTTCTTGATGATGGTATCGGGATCCTTCTGTTTTCCCTCGATGAGCTCCTCGCCGGGCTTGAGGGATGCGAGGGCATTCTTCAGCCTGGTCTGCTGGGCGATGGCTTTGTCCTGGTCATAGTACTGGTTGAAGAACTTGGCAATGGCCTCCTTGTCCTTCTCGGGGTCAAGGGCCGCCACGCTGCGGAGCGACTTGTTGAGGGAGTCGAGCTCGAGCTTCATGACGCCACCTTCGTAGTTCCCTGTCGTAATCACCACGTGGACGCCTTTCTTGGCCATGCTCTTGAGGAGGCTGTTGAGGGTCCTGTCGCCGTCACTCATGAATTTCTTCTCCACGTTGATGGTATCCTTGGCCTGATCAAGCGCTGCCATGAGCCAGTGCTCGCCGAAGCCCTTGCGGGCGATGGTGAGCATCTCCGGGTGGCTCGCAATGGTGCCGAAGCCCCTTGTCTGGTCCATGGAGTTCTTGGACAGGTTGTGCCCTCCCACGTAAGCCTTTTCCTTGTCCACCTCGATGTAGTTGTTGCTCGTGGATTCCATGCCGAGCTGCTCGATCTTCACGCCCTTGGCCTGGAGCTCTGCCATGATCTTTTTCTCGTAATCTGAAAGCTTCTTCCTTTCAGGCAGGATGATCTTCACCGGGATGCCCTGGCCTGCCTTTTCCTTCAGTATCTTTGCCACTTCGGCGTCGGAGACCTCCTTGGTCTCGATGAGGATGCCGGATGTGGCGCTCTTGAGAAGGTTGGTAAGCTGCGAGCGGGCGTTGCCGGGGCTTGAAACAAGCTCAGAGGTGGGTGTTGCGGCGCCCGCCTCGGCGGTATCGGTCTTCTTCTTCCCTTTTCCTCCCCAATCGGCGTCAAGCTGAGCCTGGATGTCGGCCACTTCCTTCTCGTTGATATCTATCACGCCGTAGTTCACGTTGTTCCTGAAAGCTGACCCCGAGATGTTGTCGGGGAACATGATGGCTTCTTTCCCGTCAACGACCATGCAGGTGCCCTGCATCGACTTGTAAGTATCGTCGCTCCACTGGACCTCCACGCCGGCCTTCTTGAGCTCCTCGGCGCTCTCAATGTTGAACTTGCAGTTGGGATCCCACGGGAAGGGATTCTGCGGCATCATGACCCGCACTTTCACGCCGTTTTCCGCAGCCTTGCAGAGGCCCGTGCGCACCTGCTTGTCGGAGAAGAGGTTTGTCTCGACGGTGATGGATTCCTCGGCGGTCCTTATGGCGGCGTTCATAGATTGGCCGATGACGCCGTTGTCGGAGACAATCATCTTCGAGGGGATGTCGAATCCCTTGGCGCCGTAACGGTCTATGATGGCGTCGAGCTGGCCTCCCTTGTCGGAGAAAATGTAACCGAGCTCCCTGTTCTTGCTGATGGCGGAGAAGCTGAAGTTCTGTGATCCCACGTAAGTCTTGTTGCCTTCACCTTTTTCATCGGAGTCAACGGCGATGGCCTTCGCATGAATGTAAGGCGAGGTGAGGAATTTCACCTTGGCGCCGCGGAGCGCCAGGTACGCTCCTGACTGCATGTTGTACTGGGCAACGCCCGGGTCGGTAAGGGTAAGCTCCGTCTCGACGCCTTCCTTGAGCTTCTTGCCCAGGAGGGCGATGATGTCCTTGTCCGAGAAGCCCTGCTGGAGCACGTGGATCGACTTCTTGGCGCCGCCGATGAGGCCTTCGAGCTTCTCTCTCGCGTTGTCGGGGCTTATCACGAGGTTCACGTCCTCCATCTCGGGGAGGGGGACCCTCTCCCAGTCAGAATTGAAGATTGTCTGGACCTGGTCAACGACCTTGGGATTATTGATGACGATGGCGCCAAGGTCAAGGTTCTTGTCAAAGGTGGTGCTTCCAAGGTTGCCGGTGAGGATAAGGGCTTTCTTGCCGTCAAAGACCATGCTCTTCTCATGGGTGACCCTGTTCTTTGAGAAGACAGGGTTGTCGGGCTTGTACTCGGCGCCGGCTTCCACGAGCTCTTTGACGGCCTTCTCGCTGGGGTTGGACTTGAACTCAGCCCAGTAGAAGGGGTCGTCCTCCACCATGAGACGCACCTTCACTCCGCGCTTGAGGGCGTCCTTGAAGGCGTCCATGAGCTTCGGCGTGTTGGCCGTGATGATATAGATATGGACATCAATGGACTTCTTGGCGTCATTGATGGTTTCGATGAGGGTCTCCAGGCCTTTTTCCCGCATCACGATGATTTCCGGCGTGGGGCCCGTATCCTTGATGTCCTGGGGCTTGCTTTCAGGGGTGCCGCTTATCTCGGCGCTGTC carries:
- a CDS encoding radical SAM protein → MSFPFKPKIVGWELTKRCNFQCLHCGTPAGAPRENELTLEESLKLIDDLAGLGCEVLTLSGGEPLMHPHWDKFAHRLREKGIDPYMITNGYYLEENIEKILATPLRRIGLSIDGTAEIHDHIRQHPGSYERALRGARRAKEKGIAVGVVTHVSRYNFDALDEMERVFRGVPMDFWQIQVTFLSGRMKEHGESVLEPSELPRVAAFVEKARIGRDMLVCAGDNLGYYSCRDIVDKPWKGCHAGRWVLGIESDGTLKGCLSLPGEFREGNIRTRPLGELWEDRSLFKLNRYFNPDDLAGYCSECDKKLDCRGGCKVTAFSSTGNAFDNPYCLYRVEKEASCGGGSPKHV
- a CDS encoding SDR family NAD(P)-dependent oxidoreductase, giving the protein MKTLEGKVALVTGAGRGLGRAVASKLSSCGARLVIWSLDPGRLESLSGELKAAGGEVFAESVDISEAARVSQAMDRALEAMGSLDILVNCAAVSLISDFLETTPEQFDHVFSVNIRGAFFVTQAAARAMVARKTKGSIVNISSVSGKTGASLGSVYSASKASLIVLTQALAKELASHGIRVNAVCPGAMDTDMFQKGTVAILAKRFNTAPENIIKSVVNSIPQRRIIDPGEVAEVIAFLVSDGAGAVTGQSINVDCGFEVH
- a CDS encoding MFS transporter; its protein translation is MNILLKNRNFALLWSGQSVSSLGTWINFVGLNAYIYHLTGSGKILGTFFLIRILPALFFGSLGGILADRYDKRIIMILCDAVRAVTVLAFVVTDNLAAFFIIGFILSSLDKIYLAASGALVPDIVKKDDILASNSLSRMSYSVITVFGPAIGGVLIGFWGYKAVFVIDSATFFFSVATLLLISHGARRTGEAKEQVKTSVADELRDTFRFLAGSTVLLTFTLLRVLDGLGSGSYNTIMPVFAASVPMGQGSFYGYLIAFWGGGTFLGSLLVTYLRKNTAIRTDNLFCGATILMACGMGGTFLTGEKAISLLSITIGGIGDGISSVLFNTLLMELPPKELRGKIFGSISSLFYVVAGTGMFLAGLCLDYVKYVHITTAGSLLIIAGTLVVWWILMATRRKEHKTPQ
- a CDS encoding NFACT family protein → MDGLTLSIVASELKRCLIPSRMGKILEREGGDLLVPLWAGEEYWLLISPRSPGRVHLVHGKGGPAAAPSSFTMLLRKHLEGLAVMDITQPHLERILMFHLEGKGRSSGGAAKLVVELHTREGNVLLLSGDDRIRGSLHRLPEKRRLDASMYGPPEKPPHKIIPGDITSLSELQAALAGSHERDSLAKAFERVFMGITPALAREMASPEGIEGAVPPASLGEREWNLLYQHWQSLWQRIAERQIAPGIAFDSGGKAAGWGLWQYREFLAFTFKGFATINDLFHEYYQASPPDAPQVPFKASLSQVIESRLKKLRKRGLVLAEDRSRHEGAESLREKGELILLNIQAVKKGDMVLAAENPAGGGPVIVDLDCRLSPSENAGAYFEKYKKGKRALPRIDGRLRETEEELEYLENLKEALSMAESTEDLAGIERELRGEAPPHRAESPPQPSGGPRRFVYRDHEILVGRNPRQNDELSLKMAKATDIWLHARGMPGAHVVIRCRGGERLDDDVLLRGAALAAWFSRGKGSSKVPVSYTQAKNVRKTRHMHPGMVTISGERTLMANPRDEAFLEWMEPSGPQSRSPH
- a CDS encoding pitrilysin family protein, which encodes MYEVAEGTVTFQREPVPALFARLPQCNTFSLIVSFHDGVAFEEDDEWGMAHFLEHLTLQGTPEYPSLTALSGVLEAQGGKISAFSTRDTVSYWAKVPSWALDDAFTLLGKVLAPAEFDDGKVASERSIVFSEIDRESSTFRLSHGLMAEGSLMAPSRISRYPLGSRESLGRFTAGQCAAYRKRVYCSENAFISGAGSYEESSLKRGLEGLVEALPCGEARERRDEKVHMVRRAPFSRFECPGISQVNLVAGWLLAMESDEQWVVAGLLNTLLGTGFTSLLYRALREERRLTYLVSTQLRFYRRTGTFRISLDVKPEDAGEALEVIGGVIEKVKRGAFSGEELKAAQARMWGSLVLRLEDTYEYALFLNRRLGAAAGPMRLREVKDAIFSIEGSDLADCAASLLIDDRMLVSAASSREALDKITIRKGGSRNALERS
- a CDS encoding VOC family protein — encoded protein: MHLKGLDHIGIVVRNINESILFYRNIMGFVPGEIEDIREKHMKIVKLRKGDLVIELLEPDNKEAPPSTFGLKHIAFHCDDIDEFVKDAVKNKLRLLTAAPMEHDNDRFVFFSATDGEFIEVMERKE
- a CDS encoding phospholipase D-like domain-containing protein, producing MTIDGMNFQVPQNISTGFQSPVPADLAATKKKKPKEETPKDSAEISGTPESKPQDIKDTGPTPEIIVMREKGLETLIETINDAKKSIDVHIYIITANTPKLMDAFKDALKRGVKVRLMVEDDPFYWAEFKSNPSEKAVKELVEAGAEYKPDNPVFSKNRVTHEKSMVFDGKKALILTGNLGSTTFDKNLDLGAIVINNPKVVDQVQTIFNSDWERVPLPEMEDVNLVISPDNAREKLEGLIGGAKKSIHVLQQGFSDKDIIALLGKKLKEGVETELTLTDPGVAQYNMQSGAYLALRGAKVKFLTSPYIHAKAIAVDSDEKGEGNKTYVGSQNFSFSAISKNRELGYIFSDKGGQLDAIIDRYGAKGFDIPSKMIVSDNGVIGQSMNAAIRTAEESITVETNLFSDKQVRTGLCKAAENGVKVRVMMPQNPFPWDPNCKFNIESAEELKKAGVEVQWSDDTYKSMQGTCMVVDGKEAIMFPDNISGSAFRNNVNYGVIDINEKEVADIQAQLDADWGGKGKKKTDTAEAGAATPTSELVSSPGNARSQLTNLLKSATSGILIETKEVSDAEVAKILKEKAGQGIPVKIILPERKKLSDYEKKIMAELQAKGVKIEQLGMESTSNNYIEVDKEKAYVGGHNLSKNSMDQTRGFGTIASHPEMLTIARKGFGEHWLMAALDQAKDTINVEKKFMSDGDRTLNSLLKSMAKKGVHVVITTGNYEGGVMKLELDSLNKSLRSVAALDPEKDKEAIAKFFNQYYDQDKAIAQQTRLKNALASLKPGEELIEGKQKDPDTIIKNTVTVDGKEVEFGDSKDSGEKAVMMDGLAGFGMLAGGFDVGGGLFEEKPEEFSDAEDQFLYHQVVDTE
- a CDS encoding VWA domain-containing protein; amino-acid sequence: MGFKPKNCPVCHDGSKIDGKLHCAGCGNQLEYIDAEGTLGVQRAVNRCGKCHTENPRSSVYCESCGTRIAVECPQCKGVHPAGATVCAVHGEPLQAPRKEQAPVSAIITQSAHLVTHRYRKAFLVPAMLALLVFGYLFYEKLHSHTIVVVPTASRPAIDVVFVVDSTGSMADEIKVVQDKIKDMMAKIKSGQPVPDVRFGLVAFRDRGDDYVVKKFEFTSDIQKFQSYVNTINADGGGDTKESVAEALHTAINDMPWDKNQSTRKLLFLIGDAGPHTEYSDGLDYQSEASSAKDRGIKIYTLGCSGIEEDGESEFRIIAQATGGTFDYLTYRQQYVDDTGATYYRLKSGKDYYSVKGSGDDTSWREGVKDAVAKGMAKPIAPAGSLGPGSASGGGALPYSHMREEKMENNLDTVLTNKVQQELTTQGVKYGK